Proteins found in one Acinetobacter sp. XH1741 genomic segment:
- the pyrH gene encoding UMP kinase, whose translation MAETISPRYSRILLKLSGEALSGNKDMGIDAQVLDQMSLSIAHLVGLGVQVGIVVGGGNLYRGSQLQKDGLVGRVTGDQMGMLATVMNGLAMRDALVRRNIRTRLMSALPIGTVVESYSSRDAIRHLSQGEVCVFVAGTGNPFFTTDTAACLRGIEIEANLILKATKVDGVYNKDPSKYEDAVKYDHLTFDQVLDEKLGVMDLTAICLCRDHNVPLQVFDMNKSGALLSVVMGEKEGTRVTK comes from the coding sequence ATGGCGGAAACAATCAGCCCCCGTTATTCACGAATTTTATTAAAATTATCTGGTGAAGCTTTATCAGGTAATAAAGATATGGGTATTGATGCTCAAGTTTTAGATCAAATGTCGTTGTCAATTGCACATTTGGTTGGCTTGGGTGTGCAAGTAGGTATCGTTGTGGGTGGCGGTAACTTATATCGCGGTAGCCAGTTACAAAAAGATGGTTTGGTTGGCCGCGTAACAGGTGACCAGATGGGTATGCTTGCAACTGTTATGAATGGCTTGGCAATGCGCGATGCATTGGTACGTCGTAACATCAGAACTCGTCTTATGTCAGCATTGCCAATTGGTACTGTTGTGGAGTCATATTCAAGTCGTGATGCGATTCGCCATTTAAGCCAAGGCGAAGTGTGTGTATTCGTTGCAGGCACAGGCAATCCATTCTTTACAACTGATACAGCAGCATGTTTACGTGGTATCGAAATTGAAGCAAATTTAATTTTGAAAGCAACCAAAGTAGATGGTGTTTATAATAAAGATCCAAGCAAATACGAAGATGCGGTGAAATACGATCATTTGACATTTGACCAGGTGTTAGATGAGAAGTTGGGTGTTATGGATTTAACGGCAATTTGCTTATGTCGTGACCATAATGTGCCATTACAAGTATTTGATATGAATAAATCTGGTGCGCTATTGTCAGTTGTAATGGGTGAAAAAGAGGGTACACGCGTTACTAAATAA
- the glnL gene encoding nitrogen regulation protein NR(II), which produces MDQHTPIDYRLLVDNLTTAILLIDSNFNIFYLNSACEALFDISLLRASGQPVFNLLHAPDDTFNTQEALLNTLKTGQPYTRREAVINVNFKDLHVDYTVSQLNAGKSYHPLLLIELNPIDRMLKISKEENLIQQHQVARQLVRGVAHEIKNPLAGIRGATQLLARSLNDESYAEFTDVIINEVDRLTNLADTMLGSRQLPSYENVNVHEPLERVRSLIANQTKKKIKITRDYDLSLPDVKADRDQLIQVMLNISVNAIQAITENKSFFTDQEPELILRTRIQRLVTINGVLNRSAVRVDIEDNGPGIPESILESVFYPLVTGRAKGTGLGLSIAQNIMHQHNGMIECQSVPGKTMFSLYLPWESDRVAK; this is translated from the coding sequence ATGGATCAACACACACCTATCGACTATCGCCTATTGGTAGACAATTTAACTACTGCGATTTTATTAATCGATAGTAACTTTAATATTTTTTATTTGAATTCAGCTTGTGAAGCACTTTTTGACATTAGTTTGCTTCGAGCATCCGGACAACCGGTTTTTAATTTACTTCATGCGCCTGATGATACTTTTAATACACAGGAAGCTTTACTTAATACCTTAAAAACAGGACAGCCTTATACACGTCGTGAGGCTGTTATTAATGTCAACTTTAAAGATCTACATGTTGATTATACGGTTTCTCAATTAAATGCAGGTAAAAGCTATCATCCGCTTCTACTTATTGAACTTAATCCAATTGATCGTATGTTGAAAATTTCTAAAGAAGAAAACTTAATTCAACAACATCAAGTGGCTAGGCAGTTAGTTCGAGGAGTTGCCCATGAAATTAAAAACCCACTTGCGGGTATACGAGGTGCAACCCAATTACTTGCTCGTAGCTTAAATGATGAAAGTTATGCAGAATTTACAGATGTCATCATTAACGAGGTAGATCGTCTCACCAACTTGGCTGACACCATGTTGGGTTCAAGACAACTGCCGAGTTATGAGAATGTGAATGTACATGAGCCTTTAGAGCGTGTACGTTCTTTAATCGCAAATCAAACTAAGAAAAAAATCAAAATCACGCGTGACTATGATTTGTCCTTACCTGATGTAAAAGCTGATCGAGATCAACTCATCCAAGTCATGCTGAATATTAGTGTCAATGCGATTCAAGCGATTACAGAGAATAAATCATTTTTTACAGATCAAGAGCCAGAATTAATTTTACGTACCCGAATCCAACGTCTTGTCACAATTAATGGTGTACTCAATCGCTCAGCTGTACGAGTCGATATTGAAGACAATGGACCAGGTATTCCAGAAAGCATTTTAGAGTCTGTGTTTTATCCTTTGGTTACAGGACGAGCAAAAGGTACAGGGCTTGGCCTGAGTATTGCACAGAACATTATGCATCAACATAACGGAATGATTGAATGCCAATCAGTTCCTGGAAAAACAATGTTTAGCTTATATTTACCTTGGGAGTCAGACCGTGTCGCGAAATAA
- the rimO gene encoding 30S ribosomal protein S12 methylthiotransferase RimO produces the protein MKTPKVGFVSLGCPKALVDSERILTQLKTEGYQVASDYDGADLVVVNTCGFIESAVQESLDAIGEAMSENGRVIVTGCLGKDEDKIRQMHPNVLKVTGAAAYQDVMEAVHEYVPAPPKHNPFIDLVPEQGIRLTPKHYAYLKISEGCNHRCTFCIIPSMRGDLVSRPVGSVLEEAAALKRAGVKEILVISQDTSAYGVDTKYKLDFWNGQPVKTKFFDMCEALGQLGIWVRLHYVYPYPHVDAVIDLMAQGKILPYLDIPFQHASPRVLKLMKRPAHSENTLEKIKLWREKCPDLVIRSTFVVGFPGETEEDFQILLDWLVEAQLDRVGCFTYSPVEGATANDLPDHVPEEIKQERYERFMQVQQQISAAKLQKRIGQTMTVLVDGLEDEYPVAVARSYADAPEIDGNVFVEDIDKSTIQPGDMLEVEITDADEYDLFAKLIKIKSV, from the coding sequence ATGAAGACCCCCAAAGTCGGTTTTGTTTCTTTAGGTTGTCCTAAGGCATTGGTAGATTCTGAACGAATTTTAACTCAGTTAAAGACTGAAGGTTATCAAGTTGCATCAGATTATGATGGTGCTGATTTAGTTGTTGTTAATACCTGTGGTTTTATTGAATCTGCAGTACAAGAATCTTTAGATGCAATTGGCGAAGCCATGAGTGAAAATGGCCGAGTTATTGTTACGGGTTGCTTAGGTAAAGACGAAGATAAAATCCGTCAAATGCACCCGAATGTCTTAAAGGTTACTGGTGCAGCAGCTTATCAGGATGTTATGGAAGCTGTACATGAATATGTACCAGCGCCGCCTAAACACAATCCGTTTATTGACCTTGTTCCTGAACAGGGTATCCGTTTGACACCGAAGCATTATGCTTATTTAAAAATATCTGAAGGCTGTAACCATCGTTGTACCTTCTGTATTATCCCAAGCATGCGCGGTGATTTAGTATCACGTCCAGTTGGTAGCGTATTAGAAGAAGCTGCTGCTTTAAAACGTGCAGGCGTGAAAGAAATCTTAGTCATTTCTCAAGATACTTCAGCTTATGGTGTAGATACCAAATACAAGCTTGATTTCTGGAATGGTCAACCTGTAAAGACCAAATTCTTTGACATGTGTGAAGCACTCGGCCAACTTGGTATCTGGGTTCGCTTACATTATGTATATCCATATCCGCATGTTGATGCAGTTATCGATTTGATGGCTCAAGGGAAAATCCTGCCATATCTTGATATTCCTTTCCAGCATGCAAGCCCACGTGTTCTTAAGTTAATGAAACGTCCGGCGCATAGTGAAAATACATTAGAAAAAATTAAATTATGGCGTGAGAAATGCCCGGATCTTGTTATCCGTTCTACTTTTGTGGTTGGTTTTCCTGGCGAAACTGAAGAAGACTTCCAGATTTTGTTAGATTGGTTGGTTGAAGCTCAACTTGATCGTGTAGGCTGCTTTACCTATTCACCAGTAGAAGGTGCTACGGCAAATGATTTACCCGATCATGTGCCAGAAGAAATTAAGCAAGAGCGTTACGAGCGCTTTATGCAAGTGCAGCAGCAAATATCTGCTGCCAAATTACAAAAACGTATTGGTCAAACGATGACTGTATTAGTCGATGGTTTGGAAGATGAATATCCTGTTGCTGTTGCACGTTCTTATGCCGATGCTCCGGAAATTGACGGTAATGTCTTTGTAGAAGATATCGATAAGAGCACTATTCAACCAGGCGATATGTTGGAAGTCGAAATTACCGATGCGGATGAATACGATTTATTTGCAAAGTTAATTAAAATTAAATCGGTCTAA
- the frr gene encoding ribosome recycling factor, with translation MINDLKKDSEQRMLKTLDSLEQGFAKVRTGRAHPSILNGVMVPYYGSDVPLNQVANVGVEDSRTLIVQPFERTMVAAIDKAIRESDLGLNPITADSIRVPLPALTEETRRDMQKVARSEAENAKVAIRNIRRDVLGDIKALLKEKEISEDDERRAGDDIQKITDKYVAEVDKRLAAKEAELMKV, from the coding sequence ATGATTAACGATCTGAAAAAAGACAGCGAACAGCGTATGTTAAAAACTCTTGATTCTTTGGAACAAGGTTTTGCTAAAGTTCGTACCGGCCGTGCACACCCATCAATTTTAAATGGGGTAATGGTTCCTTACTATGGTTCTGATGTGCCTTTAAACCAAGTGGCAAACGTTGGTGTTGAAGATTCGCGTACGCTTATTGTTCAACCATTTGAACGTACTATGGTTGCTGCAATTGATAAGGCAATTCGTGAAAGTGATCTTGGTTTAAATCCGATTACTGCTGACTCAATTCGTGTACCTTTACCAGCTTTGACTGAAGAAACACGCCGTGATATGCAGAAAGTTGCACGCAGTGAAGCTGAAAATGCAAAAGTTGCGATTCGTAATATTCGTCGTGATGTATTAGGTGATATCAAAGCATTGTTAAAAGAGAAAGAAATTTCTGAAGATGATGAGCGTCGTGCAGGCGATGATATCCAAAAAATTACTGATAAATATGTTGCAGAAGTAGATAAGCGTCTTGCAGCGAAAGAAGCAGAATTGATGAAGGTCTAA
- a CDS encoding D-amino acid dehydrogenase, whose amino-acid sequence MPHVIVIGAGITGVTSAYELSQLGYQVTVIDRHLYPAMETSFANGGQLSACNAEVWNQKATVIKGFKWMRQKDAPLLLNPSFSLHKYSWLVEFLSHIKNYEENTIETVRLALLARKRLFEVAEKEQLQFDLEKRGILHMYHSKADYDVAKQVNDVLNKGTLERYSVSPDEMKTIEPSLTGDYFGGYYTPSDATGDIHKYSTSLAEKTKQYGVQYKFGLDVTDIKCHTDKVVVNCQPSAEHPYLSSTDNFELEGDILVVCGGVGSYQLADMIGERVNVYPVKGYSITVQLKDEKSIKNAPWVSLLDESAKIVTSRLGQDRLRIAGTAEFNGYNRDIRADRIQPLVNWVNRNFDISTEHVVPWAGLRPMMPNMLPVVKQSKQSRVFYNTGHGHLGWTLSAATAVLVSQDILQKYPA is encoded by the coding sequence ATGCCACATGTTATTGTGATTGGTGCAGGAATCACCGGGGTTACTTCAGCCTATGAATTATCTCAATTGGGTTACCAAGTCACAGTGATCGATCGCCACCTATATCCAGCTATGGAAACATCATTTGCAAATGGAGGGCAATTATCTGCTTGTAATGCAGAAGTCTGGAACCAGAAAGCGACCGTTATTAAAGGTTTTAAATGGATGAGGCAAAAAGATGCTCCTCTATTACTTAACCCTTCTTTTAGCTTGCATAAATATAGTTGGTTAGTTGAGTTTCTTTCTCATATTAAAAATTATGAAGAGAATACGATAGAGACTGTTCGTTTAGCATTACTGGCCCGTAAGCGCTTGTTTGAAGTTGCTGAAAAAGAGCAGCTCCAATTCGATTTGGAGAAACGTGGCATTCTTCATATGTACCATAGCAAAGCTGATTATGACGTTGCTAAACAAGTCAATGATGTTTTGAATAAGGGTACTTTGGAGCGCTATTCAGTTTCACCGGACGAGATGAAAACAATCGAGCCATCTTTAACTGGTGATTACTTTGGCGGTTATTACACACCAAGTGATGCAACGGGAGATATCCATAAGTATTCAACTTCTTTGGCTGAAAAAACTAAACAGTATGGAGTTCAATATAAATTTGGTCTGGATGTCACCGATATTAAGTGTCATACCGATAAAGTAGTAGTGAATTGTCAGCCAAGTGCAGAACACCCTTATCTTTCTTCAACAGATAACTTTGAACTAGAAGGTGATATTCTGGTTGTCTGTGGTGGTGTAGGAAGTTATCAGTTAGCTGATATGATTGGTGAACGTGTCAATGTTTATCCGGTCAAAGGTTATTCTATTACTGTGCAGTTAAAAGACGAGAAAAGCATTAAAAATGCACCATGGGTCAGTTTGCTTGATGAGAGTGCAAAAATTGTTACTTCTCGCTTAGGTCAGGACCGTCTACGTATTGCAGGTACAGCTGAGTTTAACGGTTATAATCGAGATATACGGGCTGATCGTATTCAACCTTTAGTCAATTGGGTGAATCGTAATTTTGATATCTCAACTGAGCATGTCGTGCCTTGGGCGGGTTTAAGACCAATGATGCCTAATATGTTGCCTGTAGTGAAACAGTCTAAGCAGTCACGAGTTTTTTATAATACTGGACATGGCCATTTAGGGTGGACTTTATCAGCAGCGACAGCTGTTTTAGTGAGTCAGGATATTCTACAAAAGTATCCAGCTTAA
- the ispF gene encoding 2-C-methyl-D-erythritol 2,4-cyclodiphosphate synthase translates to MVAQIRIGQGMDVHAFEEGNFVTLAGIQIPYTHGLKAHSDGDVVLHALCDALLGALALGDIGQHFPDTDPEFKGADSRVLLKHVYQLILDRGYHLNNADITVACERPKLAKHNLEMRQSIADVLNVDLNQISIKATTTEKLGFTGRQEGILATATVLISN, encoded by the coding sequence ATGGTTGCTCAAATTCGTATCGGACAGGGAATGGATGTACATGCCTTTGAAGAGGGTAACTTCGTAACCTTAGCTGGCATCCAGATTCCGTATACGCATGGTTTAAAAGCGCATTCAGATGGTGATGTGGTACTTCATGCGCTGTGTGATGCCTTACTTGGTGCATTAGCACTTGGAGATATTGGTCAGCATTTTCCGGATACTGATCCTGAATTTAAAGGTGCAGACAGCCGTGTATTGCTAAAGCATGTTTATCAACTAATATTAGACCGTGGTTATCATTTGAATAATGCTGATATTACGGTAGCTTGTGAGCGTCCTAAGTTGGCGAAACATAATTTAGAAATGCGACAAAGTATTGCAGATGTTTTGAATGTTGATTTAAATCAAATTAGTATTAAAGCGACCACTACCGAAAAACTTGGATTTACAGGTCGCCAAGAAGGAATTTTAGCTACAGCAACGGTACTGATATCTAATTAA
- the fumC gene encoding class II fumarate hydratase — protein sequence MQTRIEHDTMGEIEVPNEALWGAQTQRSLQNFKIGQERLPRAMIRAMGLVKKAAAITNAELGQLPQDLSQYIVGAAEEVIAGKWDSQFPLVVWQTGSGTQSNMNCNEVIANIANQKLGQALGAQKPVHPNDHVNRAQSTNDSFPTAIHVAASLQINELLIPAVEQLKATLQKKSDEFQSIVKIGRTHLQDATPLTLGQEFSGYVSQLEHGLVRLQQALTGLYELPLGGTAVGTGLNAHPDYAVKAAAQLATLTGLPFITAPNKFEALAGRDAAVFASGALKTLAVSLNKIANDIRWLASGPRCGFGEIRIPENEPGSSIMPGKVNPTQSEAMTMVVAQVLGNDTTINVAGASGNFELNVFMPVIAYNLLQSIQLLGDACNSFNDHCAVGIEPNRDKIDHFLHNSLMLVTALNPVIGYENSAKVAKTAYKENKTLKQVAVELGLVTPEQFDEVVKPENMVSPNSK from the coding sequence AATGGGTTTGGTAAAAAAAGCGGCAGCTATTACCAATGCAGAGTTAGGGCAGTTACCACAAGACTTAAGTCAATACATTGTGGGTGCAGCCGAAGAAGTGATTGCAGGGAAATGGGATTCACAATTCCCACTCGTTGTTTGGCAAACAGGTTCTGGTACGCAAAGTAACATGAACTGTAATGAAGTGATTGCTAATATTGCCAACCAAAAATTAGGTCAAGCATTGGGTGCGCAAAAACCAGTACATCCAAATGATCATGTCAACCGTGCACAGTCTACCAACGATTCATTTCCAACGGCTATTCATGTGGCGGCAAGTTTGCAAATCAATGAACTACTCATTCCTGCTGTAGAGCAGCTTAAAGCGACTTTGCAAAAAAAATCTGATGAGTTTCAATCTATTGTTAAAATTGGGCGTACTCATTTACAAGATGCGACTCCATTAACATTAGGTCAAGAATTTAGTGGGTATGTATCTCAGCTTGAACATGGTTTAGTCCGTCTACAACAAGCTTTAACAGGTTTGTATGAGCTGCCATTAGGTGGGACAGCAGTAGGAACAGGGTTAAATGCTCATCCTGACTATGCTGTAAAAGCCGCAGCTCAGCTTGCTACGTTAACTGGTTTACCATTTATTACTGCACCTAATAAATTTGAAGCATTAGCAGGGCGTGACGCTGCTGTTTTTGCATCAGGTGCATTAAAAACTTTAGCTGTAAGCCTAAATAAAATTGCTAATGATATTCGTTGGTTGGCAAGTGGCCCACGTTGTGGTTTTGGTGAAATACGAATTCCTGAAAATGAACCTGGTTCAAGTATTATGCCGGGTAAGGTGAATCCAACCCAGAGCGAAGCAATGACTATGGTGGTTGCACAAGTGCTTGGCAATGATACAACTATTAATGTAGCTGGAGCTTCGGGTAACTTTGAGTTAAATGTGTTTATGCCAGTGATTGCTTATAACTTATTGCAATCTATTCAGCTACTTGGTGATGCTTGTAATAGTTTTAATGATCATTGTGCGGTTGGAATTGAACCAAATCGCGATAAAATCGATCATTTTTTACATAACTCTCTCATGTTGGTGACTGCATTAAACCCAGTTATTGGTTATGAGAACTCAGCAAAAGTTGCGAAAACAGCTTATAAAGAGAATAAAACTTTAAAACAAGTGGCTGTTGAGCTCGGTTTAGTTACACCAGAACAATTTGATGAAGTGGTTAAGCCTGAAAATATGGTTTCCCCAAATAGTAAATAA
- the argF gene encoding ornithine carbamoyltransferase, translating to MALRHFLTLRDLSTLELNRVLQRASELKKMQQSHEVFQPFVGKVLGMIFEKSSTRTRISFEAGINQFGGSAIFLSPRDTQLGRGEPIEDSARVISSMLDIVMIRTFGHDIVERFASYSKVPVINGLTDDHHPCQLLADLQTYIEHRGSIEGKTVAWIGDGNNMCNSYIEAAHLMGFKLKIASPKGFEPKPEFLAEFGHCVELFDNAEDAAVNADLIVTDVWASMGQEEEQKLRRNAFSAFQVNEKLMSLAHPDCLFMHCLPAHRGEEISETMLDHKNSVVWDEAENRLHAQKALMEFLLNENLKKA from the coding sequence ATGGCTTTAAGACATTTCCTAACTTTACGTGACCTATCTACATTAGAACTCAACCGCGTCTTACAACGCGCAAGCGAACTAAAAAAAATGCAACAAAGCCATGAGGTATTTCAACCTTTTGTTGGTAAAGTATTGGGAATGATTTTTGAAAAATCGAGCACACGCACTCGTATTTCTTTTGAAGCCGGTATTAATCAGTTTGGTGGTAGCGCTATCTTTTTATCACCTCGTGATACACAACTAGGCCGTGGTGAACCTATTGAAGATTCAGCACGTGTTATTTCAAGCATGCTTGATATCGTGATGATTCGTACCTTTGGTCATGACATTGTTGAACGTTTTGCATCTTATTCAAAAGTTCCTGTCATTAATGGCCTGACTGATGATCATCACCCTTGTCAGCTACTTGCAGATTTACAAACTTATATTGAGCATCGTGGCAGCATCGAAGGTAAAACTGTAGCCTGGATTGGTGATGGCAATAATATGTGTAATTCATATATTGAAGCTGCACATTTAATGGGTTTTAAATTAAAAATTGCTTCGCCAAAAGGCTTTGAGCCCAAACCTGAATTTTTGGCAGAGTTTGGACATTGTGTTGAACTTTTTGATAATGCTGAAGATGCAGCTGTAAATGCCGATCTGATTGTTACAGATGTATGGGCAAGCATGGGACAAGAAGAAGAACAAAAATTACGTAGAAATGCTTTTTCAGCTTTTCAGGTCAATGAAAAATTGATGAGTCTTGCACACCCAGATTGTTTATTTATGCATTGTTTACCAGCCCATCGTGGTGAAGAAATTTCAGAAACAATGCTTGACCATAAAAACTCTGTTGTATGGGATGAGGCTGAAAATCGCCTACATGCACAAAAAGCTTTAATGGAATTTTTACTCAATGAAAATTTGAAAAAAGCTTAA
- a CDS encoding TetR/AcrR family transcriptional regulator, with protein sequence MHDPVLESHHPICDKPQTRRGIERRLALLLSATELFLEKGYDAVSLDDIVNHAGGSKASIYKYFGNKEGLFTAICDYKREMFFKDVCIPFQPEKSTLREYLIQTLNRVYLHIIRPEHIAFLRLIIEQTECNTVLIQYLYDKWVHNLQNTLTQALEFADKSGEITCTSPYHSSLMYFGILRDIEWRMIMGMPALPDEKEAFDYIEYCVDIFLKGHHKV encoded by the coding sequence ATGCATGATCCAGTCCTTGAGTCACATCATCCTATATGTGACAAACCCCAAACACGCCGCGGTATAGAGCGCCGTTTAGCTTTATTGCTAAGCGCAACCGAGCTGTTTTTGGAAAAAGGATACGATGCCGTATCTCTTGACGATATCGTAAATCATGCAGGTGGTTCTAAAGCTTCTATTTATAAATACTTTGGTAATAAAGAAGGGCTTTTCACCGCTATTTGTGACTATAAACGTGAAATGTTTTTTAAAGATGTTTGTATTCCATTTCAACCAGAGAAAAGCACTTTAAGAGAGTATCTGATTCAAACGCTCAATCGCGTTTATCTTCACATCATTCGACCTGAACATATTGCGTTTTTACGACTTATTATTGAACAAACCGAATGTAATACAGTCCTCATACAATATCTATATGACAAATGGGTACACAATTTACAGAATACACTGACTCAAGCATTAGAATTTGCAGATAAATCAGGAGAAATTACATGCACTTCTCCTTATCATTCTTCACTCATGTATTTTGGAATTTTACGTGATATTGAATGGCGTATGATTATGGGTATGCCCGCCCTACCAGATGAGAAGGAAGCATTTGATTATATTGAATATTGTGTAGACATTTTCTTAAAAGGCCATCATAAAGTCTAA
- the glnG gene encoding nitrogen regulation protein NR(I): protein MSRNKIWVIDDDRAMRWVLEKTFKEEGFDVTNFEEAQTALERLHHDAPDVILTDIRMPGIDGLTFLSKVKNSHPDLPVIIMTAHSDLESAVSSYQTGAFEYLPKPFDIDEALALVNRAILHINKLQQQEATKTASPLQSTEIIGESPAMQEVFRAIGRLSQSHITVLINGESGTGKELVAHALHKHSPRRAKPFIALNMAAIPKDLIETELFGHEKGAFTGANTQHQGRFEQANGGTLFLDEIGDMPFETQTRLLRVLADGEFYRVGGHIPVKVDVRIVAATHQDLEKLVNEGRFREDLYHRLNVIRIHIPKLAHRSEDIPMLAQHFLARAGKELGVSPKILRTETTDYMQQLPWPGNVRQLENTCRWLTVMITGREVYPEDLPSELKQVPLQKNSEASQPAPSFERISLHHWDELLNQWAIQKLKNGEMKILDIATPMFERTLINAALQQTRGRKRHAAELLGWGRNTLTRKLKELGMDSADDDDEDEHKVTLSEA from the coding sequence GTGTCGCGAAATAAAATATGGGTTATTGATGACGATCGCGCCATGCGATGGGTACTTGAAAAGACCTTTAAAGAAGAAGGATTTGACGTCACTAATTTTGAAGAAGCTCAAACAGCACTCGAACGTTTACACCATGATGCGCCTGATGTCATCTTAACGGACATTCGCATGCCAGGTATTGACGGGTTAACTTTCTTATCTAAAGTAAAAAATTCTCACCCCGATTTGCCTGTCATTATTATGACAGCGCATTCTGACTTAGAGTCAGCTGTTTCAAGCTACCAAACTGGTGCATTTGAGTATTTACCAAAACCATTTGATATTGATGAGGCTTTAGCTTTAGTTAATCGAGCTATTTTGCATATTAATAAATTGCAGCAGCAAGAAGCCACAAAAACCGCCTCCCCACTACAATCAACAGAAATAATTGGCGAATCTCCTGCTATGCAAGAGGTTTTCCGAGCAATTGGCCGTTTATCACAGTCACATATTACCGTCCTAATTAATGGTGAGTCAGGAACAGGTAAAGAGTTGGTTGCACATGCACTACACAAGCACTCACCACGCCGTGCTAAGCCCTTTATTGCTCTAAACATGGCAGCAATTCCTAAAGATCTAATCGAAACGGAATTATTTGGCCATGAAAAAGGCGCATTTACTGGTGCCAATACGCAACACCAAGGTCGCTTTGAGCAAGCTAATGGTGGAACACTGTTTCTAGATGAAATTGGTGACATGCCATTTGAAACACAAACTCGACTACTGCGCGTACTCGCTGATGGTGAGTTTTATCGTGTAGGCGGACACATTCCAGTTAAAGTTGATGTTCGAATCGTAGCAGCCACACACCAAGATTTAGAAAAACTTGTAAATGAAGGCCGCTTCCGTGAAGATTTATATCACCGGTTAAATGTGATTCGTATTCACATTCCGAAACTTGCTCACCGTAGTGAAGATATACCGATGCTGGCTCAGCACTTCTTAGCTCGTGCAGGTAAAGAACTTGGCGTGAGTCCTAAGATTTTACGTACAGAGACAACAGACTATATGCAACAGTTACCATGGCCTGGTAACGTTCGCCAGCTTGAAAATACTTGCCGCTGGTTAACTGTCATGATCACTGGTCGTGAAGTTTACCCTGAAGACTTACCTTCTGAACTCAAACAGGTTCCACTTCAAAAAAATAGTGAAGCTAGCCAACCTGCACCTTCATTTGAACGTATTTCGTTACATCATTGGGATGAATTGCTAAACCAATGGGCGATTCAAAAGCTTAAGAATGGTGAAATGAAAATTTTGGATATTGCAACACCCATGTTTGAGCGCACTTTAATTAATGCCGCCCTACAACAAACTCGCGGACGTAAACGTCATGCAGCAGAATTATTAGGCTGGGGGCGTAATACTCTTACTCGCAAGTTAAAAGAGTTGGGAATGGATTCGGCAGACGATGATGATGAGGACGAACACAAAGTTACTTTATCTGAAGCCTAA
- a CDS encoding protein tyrosine phosphatase family protein — protein sequence MTTLEESLAQIPAFSIIHEHLFSSAQPSVEQLKLIKEYGCSTVINLALTNTPHCIENEDQICLEYGLNYIHIPIDWETPSSDQCLLVLDLIDHLVQNEIVWVHCAKNDRSSCLMYVYRQFYMNMDMPTSQTLLHEIWEPNETWTGLIHSITLQLQGRKATLELQQSLQQADNLV from the coding sequence ATGACAACCCTTGAAGAATCACTAGCTCAAATCCCTGCATTTTCAATTATTCATGAACATCTATTTAGTTCAGCACAACCTTCTGTTGAACAGCTCAAACTTATTAAAGAGTATGGCTGTAGCACTGTTATTAACTTAGCTTTAACCAATACACCACACTGTATTGAAAATGAAGATCAGATCTGTCTTGAGTATGGTTTAAATTATATTCATATTCCAATTGACTGGGAAACACCTTCTTCTGACCAATGCTTATTGGTTTTAGATTTGATTGATCATTTAGTTCAAAATGAGATTGTTTGGGTACATTGTGCCAAAAATGATCGTTCAAGTTGCCTTATGTATGTCTATAGACAATTTTATATGAACATGGACATGCCGACTTCTCAAACCCTACTTCATGAAATTTGGGAACCGAATGAAACATGGACCGGACTAATCCATAGTATTACCTTACAGCTTCAAGGCCGTAAGGCTACCCTAGAGCTTCAACAGTCTTTGCAACAAGCTGATAATTTAGTTTAA